From a region of the Thermosipho melanesiensis BI429 genome:
- a CDS encoding [Fe-Fe] hydrogenase large subunit C-terminal domain-containing protein, which yields MKIIVNGKETIINDNAKNLLEALKEVGIEIPNLCYLSETSIYGACRMCLVEVDNQITTSCSIKPYEGMNVKTHTPEIYEMRRGILELLLASHNRDCTTCERNGNCKLQKYAEEFGIRKVRFDKIDKPNIIDYSSIIIRDNSKCILCGDCVRVCDEIQSIGAIDFAFRGFEAQVMPAFGEELANTACVLCGQCVAHCPTGALTFRNDIQKVYKAMEEEKFVIGMIAPAVRASIQEELGLDGDVVTAGRIVNFLKMIGFKKVFDVSFAADLVAYEEAHEFKERLERGEKLPQFTSCCPGWVKFAEHNYPELLDNLSSVKSPQQALGSVIKRIYAKEMGIDPKDIFLVSIMPCTAKKFEAEREEFAGEVDVVITTKELSQIIRSSGFDLKSIPPIPFDRPYGLSSQAGLSFGKTGGVFSSVLKVLNDEIGLENVETKEVEKGIRITNATTKDGKTINGVVVFGLGNVRKVMEKLNDWNVDIVEVMACDYGCIGGGGQPYPNDTEIRIKRAKILNEVVGIDVLISPTENYHMLSLYENHLKAPLSHESHKLLHTTYKNRKRIKNGDIEIIPLPVDEDKKTVVKVCLGTSCYAKGSYELLSQLIKLTNEEELSNVEIKGTFCLEKCGNAPNVMVNDKIIDEASIEKIKEVLKEDAKKR from the coding sequence ATGAAAATAATAGTAAATGGAAAAGAAACCATTATTAATGATAATGCAAAAAATCTTTTAGAAGCTTTAAAAGAAGTGGGAATTGAAATACCAAATCTCTGTTATTTATCAGAAACATCCATATATGGTGCATGTAGAATGTGTTTAGTTGAAGTTGATAATCAGATTACAACTTCTTGTTCCATAAAGCCATATGAAGGAATGAACGTAAAAACACATACACCTGAGATATATGAAATGAGAAGGGGAATATTAGAACTTTTACTTGCATCACACAATAGAGATTGTACAACTTGTGAAAGAAATGGAAATTGTAAATTACAAAAATACGCAGAAGAATTTGGTATTAGAAAGGTAAGGTTTGATAAGATTGACAAACCAAACATCATAGATTACTCTTCCATAATTATTAGGGATAATTCAAAGTGTATTCTTTGTGGTGATTGTGTGAGAGTTTGTGATGAGATTCAATCAATAGGTGCTATTGATTTTGCATTTAGAGGTTTTGAAGCACAAGTTATGCCTGCTTTCGGTGAAGAACTTGCAAATACAGCGTGTGTGCTTTGTGGCCAATGTGTAGCTCACTGTCCAACTGGAGCATTGACTTTTAGGAATGATATACAAAAGGTATACAAAGCAATGGAGGAAGAAAAATTTGTAATTGGAATGATTGCACCGGCAGTTAGAGCTTCTATCCAGGAGGAACTTGGATTAGATGGAGATGTTGTTACCGCAGGGCGAATTGTTAACTTTTTAAAAATGATAGGTTTTAAGAAAGTGTTTGATGTTTCGTTTGCGGCGGATTTGGTTGCATACGAAGAAGCGCACGAATTTAAAGAAAGGCTTGAAAGAGGAGAAAAATTACCACAATTTACTTCATGCTGTCCAGGTTGGGTAAAATTTGCAGAGCATAATTATCCTGAACTTTTGGATAATCTATCGTCTGTGAAATCTCCACAACAAGCACTAGGAAGTGTAATAAAGAGGATATATGCAAAAGAAATGGGAATAGATCCGAAAGATATATTCCTGGTATCCATAATGCCATGTACAGCTAAAAAGTTTGAAGCAGAAAGAGAAGAATTTGCTGGAGAAGTTGATGTGGTTATTACTACAAAAGAGTTATCACAAATAATTAGGTCAAGTGGTTTTGATCTAAAAAGTATTCCCCCGATTCCATTTGACAGACCATATGGTCTTTCATCACAAGCTGGTCTAAGCTTTGGAAAGACTGGAGGAGTATTTTCGAGTGTTCTAAAAGTTCTAAATGATGAAATAGGGTTAGAGAATGTAGAAACAAAAGAAGTAGAAAAAGGAATAAGGATAACAAATGCAACAACTAAAGATGGAAAAACAATTAACGGAGTAGTGGTATTTGGTCTTGGAAATGTAAGAAAAGTAATGGAGAAATTAAACGACTGGAATGTAGATATAGTAGAAGTTATGGCTTGTGATTATGGATGTATTGGTGGAGGTGGCCAACCGTATCCAAATGATACAGAAATAAGGATAAAACGTGCAAAAATACTTAATGAAGTAGTTGGTATAGATGTACTAATTTCACCTACGGAGAATTATCACATGCTATCTTTATATGAAAATCACCTTAAAGCTCCTTTGAGTCACGAATCTCATAAGCTTTTACATACAACTTACAAAAATAGGAAAAGAATAAAAAATGGGGATATAGAAATAATTCCTCTACCAGTTGATGAGGATAAAAAAACAGTAGTAAAGGTATGTCTTGGAACATCTTGCTATGCAAAAGGGTCATACGAGCTTCTTTCACAGCTTATTAAACTTACTAATGAAGAAGAACTTTCAAATGTTGAGATAAAAGGAACATTTTGTTTGGAAAAGTGTGGAAATGCACCAAACGTTATGGTAAATGATAAAATAATAGATGAAGCAAGCATTGAAAAAATAAAAGAGGTGTTAAAGGAGGATGCCAAAAAACGATAA
- a CDS encoding SpoIIE family protein phosphatase, producing the protein MITCEINYAFKNKGGEWVCGDSINIKRNEEKCVVSVSDGLGSGVKANILSTLTSTMSTTMVFNNVSIEEVFSSILSTLPTCKVRRISYSTLATCLIDYKKKRCTIFEYEFPLIFYFKNDDLIPLKKVKKSVSNKYLYVSEMDINVGDSIFLMTDGISQAGMGSEKFPFGFGEENIRFELRNLIKNKVEHVNIVEHMIKLAKKLDKGTKGDDALIAGLKIREKRILTIMVGPPEQEEKDKEVVEKLINSKGKKVICGGTTGQIVERVTGKKIDIDVRSISKISPPVGYMEGIDLVTEGIITLTQVFRYYENQIEEMGVGAKKIIDLLDWADVINFLVGRAINPAHQNPLFTHDISLKFRLIHDIAKILEEKGKIINIEYF; encoded by the coding sequence ATGATTACCTGTGAAATAAATTATGCATTTAAAAATAAAGGTGGAGAATGGGTTTGCGGAGATTCTATTAATATAAAGAGAAACGAAGAAAAATGTGTGGTAAGTGTTTCAGATGGTCTGGGAAGTGGAGTTAAGGCAAATATACTATCAACGCTAACATCTACTATGTCCACTACTATGGTTTTTAACAATGTGTCTATAGAAGAAGTTTTTAGTTCCATTTTGTCAACACTTCCAACTTGTAAAGTAAGAAGGATAAGTTACTCAACGCTTGCCACTTGTCTAATAGATTACAAAAAAAAGAGATGTACAATATTTGAATATGAATTTCCGTTGATTTTTTATTTTAAAAACGATGATTTGATACCCTTAAAAAAGGTGAAAAAAAGTGTAAGTAACAAATATCTTTATGTAAGCGAGATGGATATAAACGTTGGAGATTCTATATTTTTAATGACTGATGGGATATCCCAGGCGGGGATGGGAAGTGAAAAATTTCCGTTTGGTTTTGGAGAGGAAAATATAAGGTTTGAACTGAGAAATCTAATAAAAAATAAAGTGGAACATGTGAATATTGTGGAACATATGATAAAACTGGCAAAAAAGTTGGATAAAGGTACAAAAGGTGATGATGCATTAATTGCAGGTTTAAAGATTAGAGAAAAAAGGATATTGACAATTATGGTGGGTCCGCCCGAACAAGAGGAAAAAGACAAAGAAGTAGTTGAAAAACTTATTAATTCAAAGGGGAAAAAGGTAATTTGTGGTGGAACAACAGGGCAAATAGTTGAAAGGGTAACGGGTAAGAAGATAGATATAGATGTAAGGAGTATATCTAAAATTTCGCCACCAGTTGGATATATGGAAGGGATAGATTTAGTAACAGAAGGGATAATTACATTAACACAGGTGTTCAGATATTATGAAAATCAGATAGAAGAAATGGGTGTTGGAGCTAAAAAGATAATAGACCTGCTTGATTGGGCAGATGTAATAAATTTTCTTGTAGGTCGGGCAATAAACCCCGCGCATCAAAATCCCCTTTTTACGCACGACATTTCTTTAAAATTTAGACTTATCCACGATATTGCAAAGATATTGGAAGAAAAGGGAAAGATTATTAACATTGAATATTTTTAG
- a CDS encoding alpha/beta fold hydrolase, with protein MIKQLHYEIIPGNKKNILFLHGWGASFLYYKQIAKKLEYTSILLDLPGFGKSPIPKKIMTSFDYANVISQFVEFLNLKDVVVVGHSFGGKIAAILASKNPEWMDKLVIISAPGIKRRNLKLKTKVAIYKILFRIFRTFGFNVNRLREKFGSEDYKNSKGIMREILKGVVSEDISEEIKKINKNTLIIWGEFDDAVPIYVAKEYKRLIKNSKLIIYENAGHFPFLENIDRFLKDLKNFVGG; from the coding sequence ATGATAAAACAACTACATTATGAAATTATTCCAGGAAATAAAAAAAACATCTTATTCTTGCACGGTTGGGGTGCAAGCTTTTTGTATTATAAACAAATTGCTAAAAAACTAGAATACACATCTATTCTTTTAGACTTACCGGGTTTTGGTAAAAGTCCTATTCCAAAAAAGATAATGACAAGCTTTGATTATGCAAACGTTATCTCTCAATTTGTTGAATTTTTAAACTTAAAAGATGTTGTAGTAGTTGGTCATTCGTTTGGTGGTAAAATAGCTGCTATTTTGGCATCAAAGAATCCAGAATGGATGGATAAATTGGTAATAATCTCTGCACCAGGCATCAAAAGGAGGAATTTAAAATTAAAAACAAAAGTTGCAATCTATAAAATACTATTTAGAATCTTTAGAACATTCGGATTTAATGTAAACAGATTGAGAGAAAAATTTGGCTCTGAGGATTACAAAAATTCTAAAGGTATAATGAGGGAAATTTTAAAAGGTGTAGTTAGCGAAGATATTTCAGAGGAAATAAAAAAAATAAACAAAAATACACTTATAATTTGGGGAGAATTTGATGATGCTGTTCCAATTTATGTGGCAAAAGAATATAAAAGGTTGATAAAAAATTCTAAACTCATTATATACGAAAATGCTGGACATTTCCCATTTTTAGAAAATATTGACAGATTTTTAAAAGATCTAAAAAATTTTGTAGGAGGTTAA
- a CDS encoding NADH-ubiquinone oxidoreductase-F iron-sulfur binding region domain-containing protein has product MFKTINEALEYIEKQQRLREERLKEKKIYVCVGTGCTANGSRKVYKKFVEVITNKGLDVKVEAEDEHPTVKKTGCCGLCSLGPLVKITPEGITYHHVTVDDVEEIVEKTVEKGEIIDRLLLTDSVTGKKIKRLEDATFFKNQKFYIMEGIGTSECEKIEDYMGRGGYKSLLKVLSSMKREEVIETIKASGLRGRGGGGFPTGLKWEFAYKAKGDKKFVVCNADEGDPGAFMNRTLLERDPHSILEGMIIAAYTVGAQKGYAYIRAEYPIAVEMFNKAINDAKALGLLGENILGTGFSFDLEVKEGAGAFVCGEETALLASIEGKRGVPRPRPPFPAQKGLWGYPTLINNVETYANVPKIIRDGVKKYRENGVEKSPGTKMFSVTGPLKLTGIIEIPFGTTIRYVLENICGGTTDGKKIKAIQIGGPSGACLPEKYFDLPLDYDTLKSIDAMVGSGGIVAITEDSCMVEVARFFLDFTKRESCGKCVPCREGTMQAYNILEKFTQGKATEEDLENLEYLAKIIKTASLCGLGKTAPNPILSTLKHFREEYIEHINGKCPSGTCTALKKYVINPELCKSCSLCARACPQNAISGERGKPYVIDQEKCIKCGICFEKCKFNAIELV; this is encoded by the coding sequence ATGTTTAAGACAATAAATGAAGCACTTGAATATATTGAAAAACAACAAAGATTGAGAGAGGAAAGATTAAAAGAAAAAAAGATATATGTTTGTGTGGGGACAGGTTGTACCGCAAATGGTTCTAGAAAGGTGTATAAAAAATTTGTTGAGGTCATTACAAACAAAGGTTTAGATGTAAAAGTTGAGGCGGAAGACGAACATCCAACGGTGAAAAAAACAGGATGTTGTGGACTTTGTTCATTAGGGCCTCTTGTAAAGATAACACCCGAAGGTATTACTTATCATCATGTTACAGTAGATGATGTTGAAGAAATTGTGGAAAAAACAGTGGAAAAAGGAGAGATAATTGATAGATTGCTGCTTACCGATTCGGTAACTGGTAAAAAGATAAAAAGACTTGAGGATGCAACGTTTTTTAAAAATCAAAAATTTTACATAATGGAAGGTATTGGAACAAGTGAGTGTGAAAAAATAGAAGATTACATGGGGCGTGGAGGATACAAATCTCTTTTAAAGGTATTGTCCTCTATGAAAAGAGAAGAAGTTATAGAGACAATAAAAGCTTCCGGTCTTCGTGGAAGAGGTGGAGGAGGATTTCCTACAGGCCTTAAGTGGGAATTTGCCTACAAAGCAAAAGGTGATAAGAAATTTGTTGTTTGTAATGCAGACGAAGGTGACCCAGGTGCATTTATGAATAGAACGTTACTTGAAAGAGATCCTCATTCTATACTTGAAGGTATGATTATTGCCGCGTACACAGTGGGAGCGCAAAAAGGTTATGCATATATCCGTGCGGAATACCCCATTGCAGTTGAAATGTTTAATAAGGCTATAAATGATGCTAAAGCTTTGGGATTACTTGGTGAAAATATTTTGGGTACGGGGTTTTCATTTGATTTAGAGGTTAAAGAAGGAGCAGGAGCATTTGTTTGTGGTGAAGAAACGGCTCTTCTTGCATCTATTGAAGGAAAAAGAGGTGTGCCAAGACCAAGACCCCCCTTTCCCGCACAAAAAGGACTTTGGGGTTATCCCACTTTGATAAACAATGTGGAAACATACGCAAATGTTCCAAAGATAATTAGAGATGGGGTAAAAAAATACAGAGAAAATGGCGTTGAAAAATCACCAGGCACAAAGATGTTTTCAGTTACTGGTCCGCTTAAACTTACGGGAATAATTGAAATACCGTTTGGAACTACAATAAGGTATGTACTTGAAAATATATGTGGTGGTACAACAGACGGAAAGAAGATAAAGGCGATACAGATTGGTGGGCCATCAGGTGCATGTCTTCCGGAAAAATATTTTGATTTACCACTTGATTATGACACTTTAAAATCTATAGATGCTATGGTAGGTTCAGGCGGAATAGTTGCAATAACGGAAGATAGTTGTATGGTTGAAGTTGCAAGGTTTTTCCTTGACTTTACAAAGAGAGAATCGTGTGGAAAATGCGTACCTTGTAGAGAAGGAACTATGCAAGCGTACAACATTCTAGAAAAATTCACTCAGGGGAAAGCTACAGAAGAAGACCTTGAAAATCTAGAGTACTTGGCAAAGATTATTAAAACAGCGTCATTATGTGGTCTTGGTAAAACAGCTCCAAATCCAATTCTAAGCACATTAAAACATTTTAGAGAAGAGTATATAGAGCATATAAATGGAAAGTGTCCAAGTGGTACGTGTACTGCGTTGAAAAAGTATGTAATAAATCCAGAGCTTTGTAAAAGTTGTAGTCTTTGTGCAAGGGCATGTCCACAAAACGCTATTAGTGGAGAAAGGGGTAAACCATACGTAATTGACCAGGAGAAATGTATTAAGTGTGGTATATGTTTTGAAAAATGTAAATTCAACGCTATAGAATTGGTATAG
- a CDS encoding 5'-methylthioadenosine/S-adenosylhomocysteine nucleosidase encodes MIVITSVLRDEILGAFRELLPVLENGEILKRPYVRGLIGVNEVLLVYGLIGKVESAMMAQALIDRFKPKYFIHCGSAGAINKERKIGDIVCGTEYIEHDISFREKNVRIFKASDVLMERIYDIFNDIKFGVIASGDVFVDSEEEKERIYRETNAEVVDMDSAAIAKVCAENDINFCALKIVVDSSMEGSEIEIKRNLKRLAPFPSAIIAEMLEKHLL; translated from the coding sequence ATGATAGTAATTACAAGTGTGTTAAGAGACGAGATATTAGGCGCATTTAGAGAACTTTTACCTGTTTTGGAAAATGGCGAAATATTAAAAAGACCATATGTAAGGGGACTAATTGGTGTAAATGAAGTTTTACTTGTTTATGGTTTAATAGGTAAAGTAGAATCAGCTATGATGGCGCAGGCACTAATAGATAGATTCAAACCGAAATACTTTATACACTGCGGTTCTGCAGGAGCTATAAATAAAGAAAGAAAAATAGGTGATATTGTTTGTGGAACTGAGTATATAGAACACGATATTTCGTTTAGAGAAAAAAATGTAAGAATTTTTAAAGCATCGGATGTCTTAATGGAAAGAATTTACGATATATTCAACGATATTAAATTTGGTGTAATAGCAAGTGGAGATGTATTTGTAGACTCAGAAGAAGAAAAAGAACGGATATACAGGGAAACAAATGCAGAGGTCGTCGACATGGACAGTGCGGCTATTGCAAAGGTATGCGCTGAAAACGATATTAATTTTTGCGCTCTGAAAATAGTAGTAGATAGTAGTATGGAAGGTAGCGAAATTGAAATAAAAAGGAATTTAAAAAGACTAGCACCATTTCCTTCTGCGATTATAGCTGAAATGCTTGAAAAACATCTTTTGTAG
- a CDS encoding redox-sensing transcriptional repressor Rex, whose protein sequence is MPKNDKRPIQLPRPTLERLKKYYAYLMQVDLEYISSEELAKKFNIRPEQVRKDFTYLNITGRPKIGYHIPPLIEELGELFGTGVMENIIIVGAGNLGSALAKYTGFEKIGVKVVAIFDNDPKKISSFVGELSVLPLSSLERAIKRFEVKIAAICVPEESAQKVASLLIRKGIKALWNFAPVPLKVPETIIVENQDITSGILSIKHVIKK, encoded by the coding sequence ATGCCAAAAAACGATAAAAGGCCTATACAACTTCCGAGGCCTACACTTGAGAGATTAAAAAAGTATTATGCATATCTTATGCAGGTAGATTTAGAATACATTTCATCGGAAGAACTTGCAAAAAAATTTAACATAAGGCCGGAACAGGTGAGAAAGGATTTTACTTATCTTAATATTACGGGAAGACCAAAGATTGGCTATCATATCCCTCCACTTATAGAGGAACTTGGTGAGTTGTTTGGTACAGGGGTCATGGAAAATATAATAATCGTTGGAGCGGGAAATTTGGGAAGTGCTCTTGCAAAGTATACGGGATTTGAAAAAATTGGTGTAAAGGTTGTTGCAATATTCGACAACGACCCCAAAAAAATCAGTAGCTTTGTGGGAGAACTGTCCGTTCTCCCTTTATCTTCACTTGAAAGAGCGATTAAAAGGTTCGAGGTAAAAATTGCAGCCATTTGTGTCCCAGAAGAAAGCGCACAAAAAGTGGCAAGTTTGCTCATTAGAAAAGGTATAAAAGCGTTGTGGAATTTTGCACCTGTTCCGCTAAAAGTACCTGAAACAATAATAGTTGAAAATCAAGACATAACGTCTGGAATTCTTTCAATAAAGCACGTGATTAAAAAGTAA
- the nuoE gene encoding NADH-quinone oxidoreductase subunit NuoE produces the protein MERTFSKVEEILEKHNYEKKNLIKILLDVQKEYRHIPKEVVNYISVALDIPPAKIFGVATFYAQFSLKPKGEYTILICDGTACHMEGSMGLVKAIEEELGIKPGEVTQDLKFSLDKVGCLGACALAPAMVINGEVYGKLTPEKTKEILRKLKEGDDR, from the coding sequence GTGGAAAGGACCTTTTCTAAGGTGGAAGAGATACTGGAAAAACATAACTATGAAAAGAAAAATTTAATAAAGATACTTCTTGATGTTCAAAAGGAATACAGGCATATTCCAAAAGAAGTGGTAAATTACATTTCTGTTGCTTTAGATATACCACCAGCAAAGATTTTTGGGGTTGCAACGTTTTATGCGCAATTTTCCCTTAAGCCAAAGGGAGAATACACCATATTGATATGTGATGGTACGGCTTGTCATATGGAAGGGTCTATGGGGCTTGTTAAGGCAATTGAGGAAGAGTTGGGGATTAAGCCTGGTGAAGTTACTCAAGATTTAAAATTTAGCCTCGATAAGGTCGGATGTTTAGGTGCTTGTGCACTTGCTCCGGCAATGGTAATAAATGGAGAAGTATATGGAAAACTTACACCTGAGAAAACAAAGGAAATTTTAAGAAAACTAAAAGAAGGAGATGATAGGTAA
- a CDS encoding Mur ligase family protein, translating to MVENIFLALLVTNFVLRSFYSLHMLQLEEYSEKKYFKWIFSHVKRYLINILLVLSLIFYFVNTYIALVFLVMSIYIDLRYFVLVKKKKPLVFTKRLRRLIYISYIFFGIALIWAVQTSSIFSESVLFMFVVFNSFFYFLTNAIMTPIEKLINEYYYKDAKRKIKRLNPEVVAITGSYGKTSTKFYLYHLISEYYKTLMTPGSYNTTMGITKVIREKLDKSHDVFIVELAENDNYGFEKLLDLVNPTISVITSIGIQHFEEFENESNILDNFKKYIKDSRSGKKFVVNFDDENIRKIIKNKDIISCGIENKEAQYRIVDLKLDKDGSNFVLETPNNQKFEFTTNVYGKENVLDLLLAIVTAFELKVPVEEIIERAKNIVKPKHRLEVIRDDTITVIDDTFNSNPKGFKMALEYLSLFGKRRKILITPGFVELGEKEDEEHYKLGKLISKYVDVVFLVDKKRTKKILEGLEDSNFTGEIYTVNSLDEVTEMLKTFLKSGDVVLFENDLPDNYT from the coding sequence ATGGTTGAAAACATCTTTCTTGCCTTACTTGTTACAAATTTTGTGCTTAGATCTTTTTACTCTTTACATATGCTACAACTTGAAGAATACTCCGAGAAAAAGTATTTTAAATGGATTTTTTCTCATGTAAAAAGATACTTAATAAATATTCTTTTGGTATTATCACTCATATTCTATTTTGTTAACACATACATAGCCCTTGTTTTTTTGGTTATGTCCATATACATTGATTTAAGATATTTTGTACTTGTCAAAAAGAAAAAACCACTTGTATTTACAAAGCGTTTAAGAAGACTCATTTACATTTCTTACATCTTTTTTGGAATCGCATTAATTTGGGCAGTTCAAACAAGTAGTATTTTTTCTGAAAGTGTCCTATTCATGTTTGTTGTGTTTAATTCCTTTTTTTACTTTTTAACAAATGCCATAATGACACCTATAGAGAAATTGATTAACGAATATTACTACAAAGATGCAAAAAGAAAGATTAAAAGATTAAATCCAGAAGTTGTTGCAATTACAGGAAGTTATGGTAAAACAAGTACAAAGTTTTATCTTTATCACCTAATTAGTGAATATTACAAAACGTTAATGACACCTGGTAGCTACAATACAACTATGGGAATTACAAAAGTAATACGAGAAAAATTAGATAAATCTCATGATGTATTCATCGTAGAGCTTGCAGAAAATGATAATTATGGATTTGAAAAACTCCTTGACCTTGTCAACCCAACTATTTCGGTTATTACATCTATTGGAATACAACATTTTGAAGAATTCGAAAATGAAAGTAACATCTTGGACAATTTTAAAAAGTACATTAAAGATAGTCGCTCCGGGAAAAAGTTTGTGGTAAACTTTGATGATGAGAATATAAGAAAGATAATAAAAAACAAAGATATAATATCTTGTGGAATAGAAAACAAAGAAGCACAATATAGAATAGTGGATTTAAAATTGGATAAAGATGGTTCAAATTTTGTTTTGGAAACTCCAAATAACCAAAAATTTGAATTTACAACAAATGTCTATGGCAAGGAAAATGTATTGGATTTACTACTTGCAATTGTAACTGCATTTGAATTAAAGGTCCCCGTTGAGGAAATAATAGAAAGAGCCAAAAATATTGTAAAACCCAAACACAGGCTTGAGGTTATAAGAGATGATACTATAACCGTTATTGACGATACGTTTAATTCAAACCCAAAAGGGTTTAAAATGGCACTTGAGTATTTGTCGCTTTTTGGAAAAAGAAGAAAAATACTAATAACTCCTGGGTTTGTAGAACTTGGAGAAAAGGAAGATGAAGAACATTATAAATTGGGGAAACTCATTTCAAAATACGTTGATGTTGTGTTCTTAGTTGACAAAAAAAGAACAAAGAAAATTTTAGAAGGTCTAGAAGATTCAAACTTTACAGGCGAAATATATACCGTTAATTCCTTAGATGAAGTAACAGAAATGTTGAAAACCTTTTTAAAATCTGGGGATGTTGTATTGTTTGAAAATGATCTTCCAGACAATTACACATAA
- a CDS encoding D-alanine--D-alanine ligase family protein, protein MLNIGIFFGSKSVEHEISIITAQQVLSSIDRKKYNVIPIYISKSGEWFTGKVLEDLETFKDFDKLEKKAKKIDSFSVKNNKLLLKYGLKKQTIDFCFLVFHGTNGEDGTFQGMCEIFGIPYSGCNHFSSAFTMDKVVTKLLLKEKEISVVDFEYTTEINEEFFKRCEKNLGYPMIVKPARLGSSIGVSKVVDRKNFEEAVKNVLLFDNKVLVEKWINAREINCAVMGYKNIFVSELEEINKKNDFFNFEEKYFKKGKKFSNHIIPARIDENLKNKIKEIAKDTFKILECSGNVRIDFLIADKIYVNEINTIPGALSFYIWQKSGFTFSQIIDNMINMGLERFKDKKIVSIDTNILKIKVGK, encoded by the coding sequence ATGCTAAATATCGGTATATTTTTTGGCTCAAAAAGTGTAGAACACGAAATATCCATAATAACTGCACAGCAAGTACTTTCTTCCATTGATAGGAAAAAATACAATGTTATCCCTATTTATATATCCAAATCTGGCGAATGGTTTACAGGAAAAGTTTTAGAAGATTTAGAAACTTTTAAAGATTTTGATAAGTTAGAAAAAAAAGCAAAAAAAATAGATAGTTTCAGTGTAAAGAATAACAAACTTCTTCTAAAATATGGACTAAAAAAGCAAACGATAGATTTCTGCTTTTTAGTTTTTCATGGCACAAACGGTGAAGATGGAACTTTTCAGGGAATGTGTGAAATTTTTGGGATACCATACTCTGGTTGTAATCATTTTTCATCAGCTTTTACTATGGATAAGGTAGTAACAAAACTTTTGTTGAAGGAGAAAGAAATTTCAGTTGTAGATTTTGAATACACAACAGAAATAAATGAAGAATTTTTTAAAAGATGCGAGAAAAATTTAGGCTATCCTATGATTGTAAAACCTGCAAGACTTGGTTCAAGTATAGGTGTATCAAAAGTGGTAGATAGAAAAAATTTCGAAGAAGCAGTAAAAAATGTACTCTTATTCGATAACAAAGTATTAGTTGAAAAATGGATAAACGCACGTGAAATCAATTGTGCCGTCATGGGATACAAAAATATCTTTGTTTCTGAACTTGAAGAAATAAACAAGAAAAACGACTTTTTTAACTTTGAAGAAAAATACTTTAAAAAAGGAAAAAAATTCTCAAATCACATTATTCCTGCTAGAATAGATGAAAATTTAAAAAATAAGATAAAAGAAATTGCAAAAGACACGTTTAAAATTCTAGAATGCTCTGGAAACGTACGCATAGATTTCTTGATAGCAGATAAAATATACGTTAACGAAATAAACACTATACCTGGTGCTTTATCATTTTACATATGGCAGAAGAGTGGATTTACATTTTCGCAGATAATTGATAACATGATAAACATGGGACTAGAAAGATTCAAAGACAAAAAGATAGTTTCAATAGATACCAATATTTTGAAAATAAAGGTGGGCAAATGA